In Janibacter sp. CX7, a single genomic region encodes these proteins:
- the hisN gene encoding histidinol-phosphatase, whose product MADSSPYADDLRLAHVLADQVERITMARFQASDLVVESKPDLTPVSDADRSCEEAIRAQLARSRGRDAVLGEEFGSVGNSQRRWIIDPIDGTKNYVRGVPVWATLIGLVDGEDCVVGLVAAPALGRRWWAAKGAGAWTGRSLAQAKQIHVSGVSQLADASMSYSSLDGWREAGRARNFLNFTSDLWRTRAYGDFWSYMLVAEGAVDVAAEPELEVYDMAALVAIVQEAGGRFTSLEGAPGPWGGNAVATNGLLHDEVLRRLAPDA is encoded by the coding sequence ATGGCTGACAGCTCCCCCTACGCCGATGACCTGCGGCTGGCCCACGTGCTGGCAGACCAGGTCGAGCGGATCACGATGGCTCGCTTCCAGGCGTCCGACCTCGTCGTCGAGTCCAAGCCCGACCTGACTCCCGTGAGCGACGCCGACCGCTCCTGCGAGGAGGCGATCCGCGCCCAGCTGGCCCGCTCCCGTGGCCGCGACGCCGTGCTGGGCGAGGAGTTCGGCAGCGTCGGCAACTCGCAGCGCCGCTGGATCATCGACCCGATCGACGGCACGAAGAACTACGTGCGCGGCGTCCCCGTCTGGGCCACGCTCATCGGGCTCGTCGACGGCGAGGACTGCGTCGTCGGGCTGGTCGCGGCACCCGCCCTCGGCAGGCGCTGGTGGGCGGCGAAGGGGGCGGGAGCCTGGACCGGTCGTTCGCTCGCCCAGGCCAAGCAGATCCACGTCTCGGGGGTCTCGCAGCTGGCCGATGCGTCGATGTCCTACAGCTCGCTCGACGGCTGGCGCGAGGCCGGGCGCGCGCGCAACTTCCTCAACTTCACGTCCGACCTGTGGCGCACCCGCGCCTACGGCGACTTCTGGTCCTACATGCTCGTCGCCGAGGGCGCCGTCGACGTCGCGGCCGAGCCCGAGCTCGAGGTCTACGACATGGCCGCGCTCGTCGCGATCGTGCAGGAGGCCGGCGGCCGCTTCACCTCGCTCGAGGGCGCCCCCGGCCCCTGGGGTGGCAATGCCGTCGCGACCAACGGCCTGCTGCACGACGAGGTCCTGCGCCGGCTGGCGCCGGACGCCTGA
- a CDS encoding pitrilysin family protein produces the protein MSEVESMSTPVVPRPEVTPPGEWAFPEPRELDLPNGIRALVHHVPGQYVVSVRVTVPVALRHEPREVEGVAWIMARLLDEGTSTHGQRELAELLERRGIALGAGMSEAALGVDVDVPQRHLGEALDLLTECLSEPVFEEAEVARVTRTRLAEIEQERASAGRRAFKEWAATYYDVDTRASRPASGSAETVAAIRREHVVDFHATHVHPEGATVVVAGDLTGVDVDDLLAGTIGAWETAGRAVSVERTPAPRADDAARVVLVDRPGSVQSEILIGGPGPDRRVESGWAPFPVLAWVIGGAPNARIDQVLREDKGYTYGIRAGFRPRQVGSAFTVSGSVRADSTVDSLRLLAEILSGVGEGFTDAETRAGVDFMSLTAPGRYDTADAIADETSGLAGDNLPLTFTSDMIAAMRELTAADLDAAWREHVRPEWTIVVVGDASLYRDEVEELGLGSVTVVAN, from the coding sequence GTGAGCGAGGTCGAGAGCATGAGCACGCCGGTCGTCCCGCGGCCCGAGGTGACGCCGCCGGGGGAGTGGGCCTTCCCCGAGCCGCGCGAGCTGGATCTGCCCAACGGCATCCGGGCACTGGTCCACCACGTGCCGGGGCAGTACGTCGTCTCGGTGCGGGTCACCGTGCCCGTGGCCCTGCGGCACGAGCCGCGCGAGGTCGAGGGCGTCGCCTGGATCATGGCGCGCCTGCTCGACGAGGGCACGAGCACCCATGGCCAGCGCGAGCTCGCCGAGCTGCTCGAGCGCCGCGGCATCGCCCTCGGCGCGGGCATGAGCGAAGCGGCTCTCGGCGTCGACGTCGACGTGCCGCAGCGGCACCTGGGCGAGGCGCTCGACCTGCTCACCGAGTGCCTGTCGGAGCCGGTCTTCGAGGAGGCCGAGGTCGCGCGGGTGACGCGCACCCGTCTCGCCGAGATCGAGCAGGAGCGCGCCTCCGCCGGGCGTCGTGCCTTCAAGGAGTGGGCCGCGACCTACTACGACGTGGACACCCGGGCCAGCCGCCCGGCGTCGGGCTCGGCCGAGACCGTCGCGGCGATCCGTCGTGAGCACGTCGTCGACTTCCACGCCACGCACGTGCACCCCGAGGGGGCGACCGTCGTCGTCGCCGGTGACCTCACCGGGGTCGACGTCGACGATCTGCTCGCCGGGACGATCGGCGCGTGGGAAACCGCTGGTCGCGCGGTCTCCGTCGAGCGGACCCCTGCGCCCCGCGCCGACGACGCCGCCCGGGTCGTGCTCGTCGACCGGCCGGGGTCGGTGCAGTCGGAGATCCTCATCGGCGGGCCCGGCCCGGACCGACGGGTCGAGTCCGGGTGGGCCCCCTTCCCCGTCCTCGCCTGGGTGATCGGCGGCGCGCCCAATGCCCGCATCGACCAGGTGCTCCGCGAGGACAAGGGCTACACCTATGGCATCCGGGCCGGCTTCCGCCCTCGGCAGGTGGGCTCCGCCTTCACCGTCTCGGGGTCGGTCCGCGCCGACTCGACGGTCGACTCCCTTCGCCTGCTCGCGGAGATCCTCAGCGGGGTCGGTGAGGGCTTCACCGATGCCGAGACCCGCGCCGGTGTCGACTTCATGAGCCTGACGGCGCCGGGCCGTTACGACACGGCCGACGCGATCGCCGACGAGACGAGCGGGCTGGCCGGCGACAACCTGCCGCTGACCTTCACCAGCGACATGATCGCCGCGATGCGCGAGCTCACCGCTGCCGACCTCGACGCCGCGTGGCGTGAGCACGTGCGGCCCGAGTGGACCATCGTGGTCGTCGGCGATGCCTCGCTCTACCGGGACGAGGTCGAGGAGCTCGGGCTCGGGTCGGTGACCGTCGTCGCCAACTGA
- a CDS encoding 4'-phosphopantetheinyl transferase superfamily protein: MDIQWHRGLSADAALRAHLLRGSRCELASLETATGRHCTACGSERHGRPWARLADGSRPHVSLARCGDVVVTAVDPLRPVGVDVEDITAVDARWDPTLVLAPGERADTPAERAATWCRKEAILKALGTGLRTPMSEIRCANWPVEDLAAPPGLAAAVVALPPGQTGSGGSSTA, translated from the coding sequence GTGGACATCCAGTGGCACCGGGGGCTGAGCGCGGACGCCGCCCTGCGCGCCCACCTTCTCCGCGGGTCGAGGTGCGAGCTTGCGAGCCTCGAGACCGCCACCGGCCGGCACTGCACGGCCTGCGGCTCCGAGCGCCACGGCCGCCCGTGGGCGCGGCTGGCCGACGGCTCCCGGCCGCACGTCAGCCTGGCCCGCTGCGGCGACGTCGTGGTAACGGCGGTGGACCCCCTTCGTCCCGTCGGCGTCGACGTCGAGGACATCACCGCGGTCGACGCCCGCTGGGACCCCACCCTCGTCCTCGCGCCCGGCGAGCGTGCCGACACACCTGCCGAGCGGGCCGCGACGTGGTGCCGCAAGGAGGCGATCCTCAAGGCGCTGGGCACCGGCCTGCGCACCCCGATGAGCGAGATCCGGTGCGCCAACTGGCCCGTCGAGGACCTGGCCGCACCACCGGGACTGGCCGCGGCCGTCGTGGCGCTCCCGCCCGGTCAGACCGGCAGCGGCGGCAGCTCGACGGCGTAG
- a CDS encoding Pls/PosA family non-ribosomal peptide synthetase, producing the protein MTPPSPLLPSLLAGDRAPAPRTLVDIFMGVVEEHPDARAVDSGQEMLTYAELAEAATALADQLAELGIGPGDKVGVRIRSGSTDLYVAIIGVLVAGAAYVPVDADDPDERARVVFSESRAAAIIGNDLVVTTTAVAQGRSPIEPAAPTPEDDAWVIFTSGSTGTPKGVAVTHRNAAAFVDAEARMFLVDDPIGPSDRVMAGLSVAFDASCEEMWLAWAYGACLVPAPRSLVRSGVDVGPWLVANEITIVSTVPTLVSLWPPSSLERVRLLIMGGEACPPELASRLQREGREVWNTYGPTEATVVACGAMLDGSDPVRIGLPLDGWDLAVVDGEGHPVAEGESGELIIGGVGLARYLDPAKDAEKYAPMPTLGWDRAYRSGDVVRNDPAGLVFAGRADDQIKLGGRRIELGEIDEQLLRVPGVVSAAAAVRATAAGNKLLVGYLTTDERYDAAHARDLLRERMPAALVPRLAVVDELPTRTSGKVDRDALPWPLPTSGDTPAKGELGETAQWVAGIWAEVIGADVGDPSDDFFDLGGGSLTAAQVVSRLREKHPETTVGDLYAHPTIGDLGAWLDEAMATSTMVRTNRKVRPIRTKTQVAQLVGMIPLRALAGMRWLAWIMLGSTIGHLALPWLPTFPLWLVVPMGLVFLTGPGRMLLAAALARLVLRGVTPGSHPRGGKVHLRLWLAARTQDELAAAALSGAVWFRWYARLLGARIGEGVDLHALPPVTGWLDVGAGAAIEPEVDLLGSWIDGDRVQVGPITIGDHARVGARSTLSPGTVVGAGAEVAPGSHVLGSVTAGEFWSGSPAERQASARGPWSREDAPAPRRWLVGMGLIAPLVASLPGVATLVGGLVLWPGVSGADSLGEAVRAALPWLPLAAVVGFIALALLVLGLTRLLGSRIEPGHFPVRSVQGLAIIYTVRLLDEAREWLFPIYSSAFTPIWLRLLGARVGEGVEASTVLLVPKLVRVGGHAFLADDTLIGSYELGGGWVRVERVKVGKRAFVGNSGMLAPGRRVPKRSLVAVLSAAPQRAKAKAGASYIGSPPRKLRRTADEQDASRTYDPPTRLKALRSVVELCRVVPLVCSVALPVGVGATLLALLDRSVWAAVLLAGPVLLVAGHLAAAVTVLAKWLIVGRHRAGDHELWTSFVWRNELADTFTEMLAAPWFARITAGTPALNAWLRLMGSKVGEGVWCDTYWLPESDLVELGDGSTVNHGCVVQTHLFHDRVLQMDKVVLEAGATLGPNSVILPSSSVGRDATVGPASLVMRGEGVPSRTRWIGNPIGPWEETE; encoded by the coding sequence GTGACGCCACCCTCGCCCCTGCTCCCTTCGCTCCTGGCCGGCGATCGCGCGCCCGCGCCGCGCACGCTCGTCGACATCTTCATGGGGGTCGTCGAGGAGCACCCGGACGCGCGGGCCGTCGACAGCGGCCAGGAGATGCTCACCTATGCCGAGCTCGCCGAGGCCGCGACGGCGCTGGCCGATCAGCTCGCGGAGCTCGGCATCGGGCCGGGGGACAAGGTCGGGGTGCGCATCCGCTCCGGCTCCACCGACCTCTACGTGGCGATCATCGGCGTGCTCGTCGCCGGCGCCGCCTACGTGCCCGTCGACGCCGACGACCCCGACGAGCGGGCGCGGGTCGTCTTCTCGGAGTCGCGGGCGGCCGCGATCATCGGCAACGACCTCGTCGTCACGACCACCGCTGTGGCACAGGGCCGTTCGCCGATCGAGCCGGCGGCGCCCACCCCCGAGGACGACGCCTGGGTGATCTTCACCTCCGGCTCCACCGGCACGCCGAAGGGGGTCGCCGTCACCCACCGCAATGCCGCCGCCTTCGTCGACGCCGAGGCGCGGATGTTCCTCGTCGACGACCCGATCGGGCCGAGCGACCGGGTCATGGCGGGCCTGTCGGTCGCCTTCGACGCCAGCTGCGAGGAGATGTGGCTCGCCTGGGCCTACGGCGCCTGCCTCGTGCCCGCGCCGCGCTCGCTCGTGCGCTCCGGCGTCGACGTCGGCCCGTGGCTCGTGGCCAACGAGATCACCATCGTCTCGACCGTGCCGACCCTCGTCTCGCTGTGGCCGCCGAGCTCGCTCGAGCGGGTGCGGCTGCTCATCATGGGCGGCGAGGCCTGCCCGCCCGAGCTCGCCTCGCGCCTGCAGCGTGAGGGCCGCGAGGTGTGGAACACCTATGGTCCCACCGAGGCCACCGTCGTCGCGTGCGGCGCGATGCTCGACGGCTCCGACCCCGTGCGCATCGGCCTGCCGCTCGACGGCTGGGACCTCGCGGTCGTCGACGGCGAGGGCCACCCGGTGGCCGAAGGGGAGTCCGGCGAGCTGATCATCGGCGGTGTCGGCCTCGCCCGCTATCTCGACCCGGCCAAGGACGCCGAGAAGTACGCCCCCATGCCCACCCTCGGCTGGGATCGCGCCTACCGCTCCGGCGACGTCGTGCGCAACGACCCGGCCGGTCTCGTCTTCGCCGGTCGCGCCGACGACCAGATCAAGCTCGGCGGCCGACGCATCGAGCTCGGCGAGATCGACGAGCAGCTGCTCCGCGTGCCCGGCGTCGTCTCGGCGGCCGCCGCCGTGCGTGCGACCGCCGCGGGCAACAAGCTGCTCGTCGGCTACCTGACGACCGACGAGCGCTACGACGCCGCGCACGCCCGCGACCTGCTGCGCGAGCGGATGCCCGCAGCCCTCGTGCCGCGCCTGGCCGTCGTCGACGAGCTGCCGACCCGCACCTCGGGCAAGGTCGACCGCGACGCCCTGCCGTGGCCCCTGCCCACCTCCGGCGACACCCCGGCGAAGGGGGAGCTCGGCGAGACCGCGCAGTGGGTCGCCGGCATCTGGGCCGAGGTCATCGGCGCCGACGTCGGCGACCCGAGCGACGACTTCTTCGACCTCGGGGGAGGCTCGCTCACCGCCGCGCAGGTCGTCAGCCGGCTGCGGGAGAAGCACCCCGAGACGACCGTCGGCGACCTCTACGCCCACCCGACGATCGGAGACCTCGGCGCCTGGCTCGACGAGGCGATGGCGACCTCGACGATGGTGCGGACCAACCGCAAGGTCCGCCCGATCCGCACGAAGACCCAGGTGGCGCAGCTCGTCGGGATGATCCCCCTTCGTGCTCTGGCCGGCATGCGCTGGCTCGCCTGGATCATGCTCGGCTCCACCATCGGCCACCTCGCCCTGCCGTGGCTGCCGACCTTCCCGCTGTGGCTCGTCGTGCCCATGGGCCTGGTCTTCCTCACCGGCCCCGGGCGCATGCTGCTCGCCGCGGCCCTGGCCCGGCTCGTGCTGCGCGGGGTGACCCCGGGCTCCCACCCGCGCGGCGGCAAGGTCCACCTGCGGCTGTGGCTGGCCGCTCGCACGCAGGACGAGCTCGCGGCGGCGGCGCTGTCCGGGGCCGTCTGGTTCCGCTGGTACGCGCGGCTGCTCGGGGCACGGATCGGCGAGGGCGTCGACCTGCACGCCCTCCCGCCGGTCACCGGCTGGCTCGACGTCGGCGCGGGTGCGGCCATCGAGCCCGAGGTCGACCTGCTCGGCTCCTGGATCGACGGCGACCGGGTGCAGGTCGGCCCGATCACCATCGGTGACCACGCGCGCGTCGGCGCACGCAGCACCCTCTCGCCCGGCACGGTCGTCGGCGCGGGGGCCGAGGTCGCCCCCGGCTCGCACGTCCTCGGGAGCGTGACGGCGGGGGAGTTCTGGTCCGGCTCGCCGGCCGAGCGCCAGGCATCGGCCCGGGGCCCGTGGTCGCGGGAGGACGCGCCGGCCCCGCGCCGCTGGCTCGTCGGCATGGGGCTCATCGCCCCGCTCGTCGCGAGCCTGCCCGGTGTGGCGACCCTCGTCGGTGGCCTCGTGCTCTGGCCGGGCGTCTCGGGGGCCGACTCGCTCGGCGAGGCGGTGCGCGCCGCGCTGCCGTGGCTGCCGCTGGCCGCCGTCGTCGGGTTCATCGCGCTCGCCCTGCTCGTCCTCGGCCTCACCCGGCTGCTCGGCAGCCGGATCGAGCCCGGTCACTTCCCGGTGCGTTCGGTGCAGGGGCTGGCGATCATCTACACCGTGCGGCTGCTCGACGAGGCGCGCGAGTGGCTCTTCCCGATCTACTCCAGCGCCTTCACCCCGATCTGGCTGCGGCTGCTCGGCGCTCGCGTCGGCGAGGGCGTCGAGGCCTCGACGGTGCTGCTCGTGCCCAAGCTCGTGCGGGTGGGCGGCCACGCCTTCCTCGCCGACGACACCCTCATCGGCTCCTACGAGCTCGGTGGCGGCTGGGTCCGCGTCGAGAGGGTCAAGGTCGGCAAGCGGGCCTTCGTCGGCAACTCCGGCATGCTCGCGCCCGGCCGCCGGGTGCCCAAGCGCTCGCTCGTCGCCGTGCTCTCCGCCGCCCCGCAGCGGGCCAAGGCCAAGGCCGGCGCCTCCTACATCGGCTCGCCCCCGCGCAAGCTGCGGCGCACCGCCGACGAGCAGGACGCGAGCCGCACCTACGACCCGCCGACCCGGCTCAAGGCCCTGCGGTCGGTCGTCGAGCTCTGCCGCGTCGTGCCTCTCGTCTGCAGCGTCGCGCTGCCCGTCGGGGTCGGGGCGACCCTGCTCGCCCTCCTCGACCGGTCGGTGTGGGCGGCCGTGCTGCTCGCCGGCCCGGTCCTGCTCGTCGCCGGGCACCTCGCGGCCGCCGTCACCGTGCTCGCCAAGTGGCTCATCGTCGGGCGCCACCGCGCCGGCGACCACGAGCTGTGGACCTCCTTCGTCTGGCGCAACGAGCTCGCCGACACCTTCACCGAGATGCTCGCCGCCCCGTGGTTCGCCCGCATCACCGCCGGCACCCCGGCGCTCAACGCCTGGCTGCGGCTCATGGGCAGCAAGGTCGGCGAGGGAGTCTGGTGCGACACCTACTGGCTCCCCGAGAGCGACCTCGTCGAGCTCGGCGACGGCTCGACGGTCAACCACGGCTGCGTCGTGCAGACCCACCTCTTCCACGACCGGGTCCTGCAGATGGACAAGGTCGTGCTCGAGGCCGGGGCGACCCTCGGGCCCAACAGCGTCATCCTCCCTTCGTCCAGCGTCGGCCGGGACGCGACCGTCGGACCCGCGTCGCTCGTCATGCGCGGCGAGGGCGTACCGTCGCGCACACGCTGGATCGGCAACCCGATCGGTCCGTGGGAGGAGACAGAGTGA
- a CDS encoding pitrilysin family protein: MPLDFTLEDRTLPNGLRVVVQPDDTTPTVTVNLWVGVGSRHEEPGRTGFAHLFEHLMFQGSEHVANGEHFQALMGVGGRLNATTWFDRTNYFETIPSGALELALWLEADRHANLLAAVNQANLDNQRDVVKEEKRQRYDNQPYGQALTRVYATVFPQGHPYHHPTIGSMEDLDAASVQDVHDFFTRHYAPDNTVLTIVGDVTAERALELAERYFGHITHRAEPRRAPVAPLPPLPEPLREEVVDEVPNDRIHLAFRLPAEGGDTRDEFLAASMALDCLGGLSFSPLEQRLVREEQVANSVDVGAMGFVDGVSLGLVVVDVAEGVDTDALEERVCAELTAFADEGPTPEQMEAVRTQAERAWLSALAAKDERADLIGHYTCLHDDPGFINTFLDRLAEVSPEQVRAAADRWLRPQSRAAVVYRVAQEQEEVA; this comes from the coding sequence ATGCCCTTGGACTTCACCCTCGAGGACCGCACCCTCCCCAACGGCCTGCGCGTCGTCGTGCAGCCGGACGACACGACCCCGACCGTCACAGTCAACCTGTGGGTCGGGGTCGGGTCACGTCACGAGGAGCCCGGCCGCACCGGCTTCGCCCACCTCTTCGAGCACCTGATGTTCCAGGGCAGCGAGCACGTGGCCAACGGCGAGCACTTCCAGGCGCTCATGGGGGTCGGCGGCCGGCTCAACGCGACGACGTGGTTCGACCGGACCAACTACTTCGAGACGATCCCCTCCGGGGCGCTCGAGCTCGCGCTCTGGCTCGAGGCCGACCGCCACGCCAACCTGCTGGCGGCGGTCAACCAGGCCAACCTCGACAACCAGCGCGACGTGGTCAAGGAGGAGAAGCGCCAGCGCTACGACAACCAGCCCTACGGTCAGGCGCTGACCCGCGTCTACGCGACGGTCTTCCCGCAGGGGCACCCCTACCACCACCCGACGATCGGGTCGATGGAGGACCTCGACGCCGCGTCCGTGCAGGACGTCCACGACTTCTTCACCCGCCACTACGCCCCGGACAACACCGTCCTGACGATCGTCGGTGACGTGACCGCCGAGCGGGCGCTGGAGCTGGCGGAGCGCTACTTCGGGCACATCACCCACCGGGCCGAGCCGCGGCGGGCGCCGGTTGCGCCCCTGCCGCCGCTGCCGGAGCCGCTGCGGGAGGAGGTCGTCGACGAGGTGCCCAACGACCGGATCCACCTGGCCTTCCGCCTGCCTGCCGAAGGGGGTGACACCCGTGACGAGTTCCTCGCCGCCTCGATGGCCCTGGACTGCCTCGGCGGCCTGAGCTTCTCACCGCTCGAGCAGCGTCTGGTCCGTGAGGAGCAGGTGGCCAACAGCGTCGACGTCGGGGCGATGGGTTTCGTCGACGGCGTCTCGCTCGGTCTCGTCGTCGTCGACGTCGCCGAGGGGGTCGACACCGACGCCCTCGAGGAGCGGGTGTGCGCCGAGCTGACGGCCTTCGCCGACGAGGGGCCGACGCCCGAGCAGATGGAGGCCGTGCGCACCCAGGCCGAGCGGGCCTGGCTGTCGGCGCTCGCGGCCAAGGACGAGCGGGCCGACCTCATCGGGCACTACACCTGCCTGCACGACGACCCCGGCTTCATCAACACCTTCCTCGACCGGCTGGCCGAGGTCAGCCCCGAGCAGGTGCGTGCCGCGGCCGACCGGTGGCTGCGGCCGCAGAGCCGAGCCGCCGTCGTCTACCGGGTCGCCCAGGAGCAGGAGGAGGTCGCGTGA
- a CDS encoding M1 family metallopeptidase: MRRQDGTDDYVPGHGDASFAVEHYDLELDYKVAGNRLSGEATLRCRALQPASRVELDLHALKVARVHVDGESARYSHRGDRLAVTLGRTVPEGEGFEVRVRYAGTPKQVRSRRLGEAGWEELTDGVIVAAQPHGAPSWFPCNDRPDDKATYRLVLSTSRDYHVAIAGELVDRSTRGSTTTWTYVQDAPMATYLATVQIGRYEVIDQAGAPVPVRVVAPADRPEKGFEAAFGMQPQMLGFFAETFGDYPFASYTAVITDDDLEIPLESQGLSTFGRNFMRDDWECIRLVAHELSHQWWGNSVTLGHWRDIWLHEGFACYSEWLWSERIGLMTVGERAEVHHERVRTDDGDELLLGDPGPDLMFDDRVYKRGALTLHALRCRVGDARFFEVLRTWCEEQQHRTVTTAMFVEHAERVTGEDLGELFEAWLYAVELPPLPV, encoded by the coding sequence GTGAGGCGCCAGGACGGCACCGACGACTACGTGCCCGGGCACGGCGACGCGAGCTTCGCCGTCGAGCACTACGACCTCGAGCTCGACTACAAGGTCGCCGGCAACCGGCTCTCCGGCGAGGCCACGCTGCGCTGCCGCGCGCTGCAGCCGGCGAGCCGGGTCGAGCTGGACCTGCACGCGCTCAAGGTCGCTCGCGTCCACGTCGACGGCGAGAGCGCCCGCTACTCCCACCGCGGCGACCGGCTCGCCGTGACGCTCGGGCGCACGGTGCCCGAGGGGGAGGGCTTCGAGGTGCGGGTGCGGTACGCGGGCACCCCCAAGCAGGTGCGCAGCCGCCGTCTCGGCGAGGCCGGCTGGGAGGAGCTGACGGACGGCGTCATCGTCGCCGCCCAGCCCCATGGCGCCCCGTCGTGGTTCCCGTGCAACGACCGTCCGGACGACAAGGCGACCTACCGCCTCGTGCTGAGCACCTCCCGCGACTACCACGTCGCCATCGCCGGCGAGCTCGTCGACCGCTCGACCCGGGGGAGCACGACGACGTGGACCTATGTGCAGGACGCGCCGATGGCGACCTATCTCGCGACCGTGCAGATCGGGCGCTACGAGGTCATCGACCAGGCGGGTGCGCCCGTGCCCGTGCGCGTCGTCGCGCCCGCCGACCGGCCGGAGAAGGGCTTCGAGGCGGCCTTCGGGATGCAGCCGCAGATGCTCGGCTTCTTCGCGGAGACCTTCGGCGACTACCCCTTCGCGTCGTACACCGCCGTGATCACTGACGACGACCTCGAGATCCCGCTGGAGTCGCAGGGCCTGTCGACCTTCGGGCGCAACTTCATGCGTGACGACTGGGAGTGCATCCGGCTCGTCGCCCACGAGCTGAGCCACCAGTGGTGGGGCAACTCGGTCACTCTCGGGCACTGGCGCGACATCTGGCTGCACGAGGGCTTCGCCTGCTACTCCGAGTGGCTGTGGTCGGAGCGGATCGGCCTGATGACCGTGGGCGAGCGGGCCGAGGTGCACCACGAGCGGGTGCGCACCGACGACGGCGACGAGCTGCTCCTCGGCGACCCCGGGCCGGACCTGATGTTCGACGACCGGGTCTACAAGCGGGGCGCGCTCACGCTGCATGCGCTGCGCTGCCGGGTCGGGGATGCGCGCTTCTTCGAGGTGCTGCGGACGTGGTGCGAGGAGCAGCAGCACCGCACGGTGACGACGGCGATGTTCGTCGAGCACGCCGAGCGGGTCACGGGCGAAGACCTCGGTGAGCTCTTCGAGGCCTGGCTCTACGCCGTCGAGCTGCCGCCGCTGCCGGTCTGA
- a CDS encoding NAD(P)/FAD-dependent oxidoreductase has product MEGVSANSGKHRVVIIGSGFGGLFAAKSLSGKDVEVTLISRTGHHLFQPLLYQVATGILSEGDIAPATRDILARDKNVRTILGDVHEIDIEARTVTSRSLSQETVTPYDSLIIAAGAGQSYFGNDHFARYAPGMKDIDNALELRGRIFGAFELAETTTDPEDRERLLTFVVVGAGPTGVEMAGQIAELAHKTLAHEFRHIDPKDARVILLDGADQVLPSFGDHLGGKTRASLEKRGVEVQLGAMVTDVDGAGIDVKYKDGSTQRIEAMTKVWAAGVAGSPLGKLVAEQAGAEIDRAGRVHVEEDLTLKGHPEIFLVGDMINLKGYPGVAQLAIQGGRYAAKEIIGRLEGKEPQAPFVYKDKGSMATISKYSAVASIGKIKLTGFIAWLAWLAVHLMAMVGFKNRVSTLLNWIITFVGNNRNERATTMQQVFARRAIEDLGEDAFPELPRTGEQEQRDAS; this is encoded by the coding sequence ATGGAAGGCGTGAGCGCTAACTCTGGCAAGCACCGCGTCGTCATCATCGGTTCCGGCTTCGGCGGCCTCTTCGCCGCGAAGTCCCTGAGCGGCAAGGACGTCGAGGTCACCCTCATCTCGCGCACCGGCCACCACCTCTTCCAGCCGCTGCTCTACCAGGTGGCCACGGGCATCCTCTCCGAGGGCGACATCGCCCCGGCGACCCGCGACATCCTCGCCCGCGACAAGAACGTGCGCACGATCCTCGGCGACGTCCACGAGATCGACATCGAGGCGCGCACCGTCACCTCCCGCTCGCTGAGCCAGGAGACGGTCACGCCCTACGACAGCCTGATCATCGCCGCCGGTGCCGGACAGTCGTACTTCGGCAACGACCACTTCGCCCGCTACGCGCCGGGCATGAAGGACATCGACAACGCCCTCGAGCTGCGCGGCCGCATCTTCGGTGCCTTCGAGCTGGCCGAGACCACGACCGACCCCGAGGACCGCGAGCGGCTGCTCACCTTCGTCGTCGTCGGCGCCGGCCCGACCGGAGTCGAGATGGCGGGCCAGATCGCCGAGCTCGCGCACAAGACGCTCGCCCACGAGTTCCGCCACATCGACCCCAAGGACGCCCGGGTCATCCTGCTCGACGGTGCCGACCAGGTGCTGCCCTCCTTCGGTGACCACCTCGGTGGCAAGACCCGCGCCAGCCTCGAGAAGCGTGGCGTCGAGGTCCAGCTCGGGGCGATGGTCACCGACGTCGACGGCGCCGGCATCGACGTCAAGTACAAGGACGGCTCGACCCAGCGCATCGAGGCCATGACCAAGGTCTGGGCCGCCGGTGTCGCCGGCTCGCCGCTCGGCAAGCTCGTCGCCGAGCAGGCCGGCGCCGAGATCGACCGCGCTGGGCGCGTCCACGTCGAGGAGGACCTGACCCTCAAGGGTCACCCCGAGATCTTCCTCGTCGGCGACATGATCAACCTCAAGGGCTACCCGGGCGTCGCCCAGCTGGCGATCCAGGGCGGCCGCTACGCGGCCAAGGAGATCATCGGCCGTCTCGAGGGCAAGGAGCCGCAGGCCCCCTTCGTCTACAAGGACAAGGGCTCGATGGCGACGATCTCGAAGTACTCCGCCGTCGCGAGCATCGGCAAGATCAAGCTCACCGGCTTCATCGCCTGGCTCGCCTGGCTGGCCGTGCACCTCATGGCGATGGTCGGCTTCAAGAACCGCGTCTCCACGCTGCTCAACTGGATCATCACCTTCGTCGGCAACAACCGCAACGAGCGTGCGACGACGATGCAGCAGGTCTTCGCCCGCCGGGCGATCGAGGACCTCGGCGAGGACGCCTTCCCCGAGCTGCCGCGCACCGGTGAGCAGGAGCAGCGCGACGCCTCCTGA